From the genome of Triticum aestivum cultivar Chinese Spring chromosome 3B, IWGSC CS RefSeq v2.1, whole genome shotgun sequence, one region includes:
- the LOC123065174 gene encoding non-specific lipid-transfer protein 1: protein MGIQASRALAALLLAALAAATLRGASAVVQCGQVTQLMAPCMPYLSGAPGMTPYGICCNSLGVLNQLAASTADRVAACNCVKAAASGFPAVDFSRAAALPAACGLAINFAVTPNMDCNQVTDEP, encoded by the exons ATGGGCATCCAGGCGAGCCGCGCCCTCGCCGCGCTCCTCCTGGCGGCGCTGGCCGCCGCGACCCTGCGGGGCGCCTCGGCGGTGGTGCAGTGCGGCCAGGTGACGCAGCTGATGGCGCCCTGCATGCCGTACCTCAGCGGCGCCCCCGGGATGACGCCCTACGGCATCTGCTGCAACAGCCTCGGGGTGCTCAACCAGCTCGCCGCCAGCACCGCCGACCGCGTCGCCGCCTGCAACTGCGTCAAGGCGGCCGCCAGCGGGTTCCCGGCCGTCGATTTCAGCCGCGCCGCAGCTCTCCCCGCCGCCTGCGGGCTCGCCATCAACTTCGCCGTCACCCCCAACATGGACTGCAACCA GGTTACGGATGAACCCTGA